AGATCCAAGGAAAGGAGGGGTAGAGCCGTGAAACAGCCCATCACGCTCACGGTCAACGGCGAGCCCTACGAGCTTCTGGTGAACCCCACCGACTTCCTGGTGGACGTGATCCGAGATCAGATCGGCCTGACGGGCACCAAGAAGGGGTGCGGCATCGGCGACTGCGGCGCCTGCACCGTGCTGGTGGACGGCAAGCCCGTGCTGTCGTGCCTGACCCTGGCCGTGTCCGTTCAGGGCCGCGAGATCACCACGATCGAGGGGCTCTCCTCGGGCCCCGAGCTCCACCCGG
This is a stretch of genomic DNA from Deferrisoma camini S3R1. It encodes these proteins:
- a CDS encoding (2Fe-2S)-binding protein, producing the protein MKQPITLTVNGEPYELLVNPTDFLVDVIRDQIGLTGTKKGCGIGDCGACTVLVDGKPVLSCLTLAVSVQGREITTIEGLSSGPELHPVQQAFVDKGAIQCGFCTPGMILSAKALLDRIPNPTEEEIKRGIAGNLCRCTGYVKIVEAIGHAAELLAQEETHG